In Betaproteobacteria bacterium, the following proteins share a genomic window:
- a CDS encoding VWA domain-containing protein produces the protein MGLNLEDFSELSSDLGPRATEMLRASWQEASRTFTPKGLEDWLRAAQALHDLGRGADPVASFIQEAPVVARELGEDAVAQLARSSLAMASRTSGAVIALVISTSPTAARRLGDPALFGAWLGFIDQLLAQAPRGVRPMLEHLDRLLGSLTLGGLRRWAFWGARAHRTDFAAQERYFALESPESLSILQQERKGTLFIDVQRRLGMYLRALWGRDFWLRPTSGDHESREGRRPFIEDFIIHVPDAMDDLAIPGGHASGLDLYRAMVAHAAAHLVYTREPLSAEGLTPLQMAAIGAVEDARVERLAAADFPGLAPLWRRLHAATPERGGRIGDLLDRVARALADPGYRDPHPVVDRLRRQWTEGALAAGGNGVSWDLGVGLAAELAPFRIAFHPREDLGSVAYRDDNRFLWQFDEANAFANAAPWMDRQVRRRVSLMEFVNATDIETAGDDAQEIWTLPTELFPYEDDGRSYNEREGRPPVADPVHYPEWDYQLGADRPDWVTVLERPAPAGDAATIDAVIAAHRPLVSRLRRLIEALRPQGAKRLRRQEEGDEIDLEAALRAVVDLRMNRAPDTRIHKRTVRHTRDLAVTLLLDLSQSTNETMRGGHTTVLALTREATALLADAMARLGDPFAIHGFASDGRHEVEYLRFKDAGEPWAAPAKARLAGMTGRLSTRMGAAIRHAGALLARQPHKRKLLIVLTDGAPSDVDVRDPQYLRADARKAVEALARDGVGTYCISLDPAADDYVSRIFGANRYAVVDRVEHLPERLPLLYLGLFR, from the coding sequence TTGGGCCTGAACCTCGAGGACTTCAGCGAGCTGAGCAGCGATCTCGGCCCGCGTGCCACCGAGATGCTGCGCGCCTCGTGGCAGGAGGCGTCGCGGACCTTCACGCCCAAGGGGCTGGAGGACTGGCTGCGGGCGGCACAGGCCCTGCACGACCTCGGGCGCGGCGCCGATCCGGTGGCGAGCTTCATCCAGGAAGCGCCGGTGGTCGCTCGCGAGCTCGGCGAGGACGCGGTGGCGCAGCTCGCCCGGTCCTCGCTCGCGATGGCCTCGCGCACGAGCGGCGCCGTCATCGCCCTCGTCATCTCGACGAGCCCCACCGCCGCGCGGCGCCTCGGGGACCCGGCGCTCTTCGGCGCCTGGCTCGGATTCATCGACCAGCTCCTCGCGCAGGCCCCGCGCGGCGTGCGCCCGATGCTCGAGCACCTCGACCGGCTTCTCGGCAGCCTCACGCTCGGCGGGCTGCGGCGCTGGGCCTTCTGGGGCGCAAGGGCGCACCGCACGGACTTCGCGGCGCAGGAACGCTATTTCGCCCTCGAGAGCCCGGAGTCGCTCTCGATACTGCAGCAGGAGCGCAAGGGAACGCTCTTCATCGACGTGCAGCGTCGGCTCGGGATGTACCTGCGCGCCCTCTGGGGGCGCGACTTCTGGCTGCGCCCCACGAGCGGCGATCACGAAAGCCGCGAAGGGCGCCGGCCTTTCATCGAGGATTTCATCATCCACGTGCCCGACGCCATGGACGACCTCGCGATCCCGGGAGGGCATGCGAGCGGACTCGACCTGTATCGCGCCATGGTCGCCCATGCCGCCGCGCATCTCGTGTACACCCGTGAACCGCTGTCGGCCGAGGGGCTCACCCCCCTGCAGATGGCCGCCATCGGCGCGGTCGAGGATGCCCGGGTGGAGCGGCTGGCCGCCGCCGATTTTCCGGGCCTCGCGCCGCTATGGCGGCGGCTGCACGCGGCGACGCCGGAGCGCGGCGGGCGCATCGGCGACCTGCTCGACCGGGTGGCGCGAGCGCTCGCCGACCCCGGGTACCGCGACCCTCACCCGGTCGTGGATCGCCTGCGCCGGCAGTGGACCGAAGGCGCATTGGCGGCTGGCGGCAACGGCGTATCGTGGGATCTCGGGGTCGGCCTGGCGGCAGAGCTTGCCCCGTTCCGTATCGCGTTCCATCCTCGCGAGGACTTGGGGTCTGTGGCCTACCGCGACGACAACCGCTTCCTGTGGCAGTTCGACGAGGCGAACGCCTTCGCGAACGCCGCGCCGTGGATGGACCGGCAGGTGCGCCGGCGGGTTAGCCTGATGGAATTCGTGAACGCGACGGACATCGAGACGGCCGGCGACGACGCGCAGGAAATCTGGACGCTGCCGACCGAGCTTTTCCCCTACGAGGACGACGGGCGCAGCTACAACGAACGCGAGGGCCGGCCGCCAGTCGCCGATCCCGTCCACTATCCGGAATGGGACTACCAGCTCGGTGCCGACCGCCCGGACTGGGTCACGGTGCTCGAAAGGCCCGCGCCCGCGGGCGACGCCGCCACGATCGACGCCGTCATCGCCGCCCATCGGCCCCTGGTCTCGCGGCTGCGGCGCCTCATCGAAGCCTTGCGACCGCAGGGCGCGAAAAGGCTGCGCCGGCAGGAGGAAGGAGACGAGATCGACCTGGAGGCCGCCCTGCGCGCCGTGGTCGACCTGCGGATGAACCGTGCACCCGACACCCGCATCCACAAGCGGACCGTGCGGCACACGCGCGACCTTGCCGTGACGCTGCTCCTCGACCTCTCGCAATCGACCAACGAGACCATGCGCGGCGGCCACACGACCGTGCTCGCTCTCACCCGCGAGGCCACGGCGCTGCTTGCCGACGCCATGGCGAGGCTGGGCGACCCGTTCGCCATCCACGGTTTCGCCTCCGACGGCCGCCACGAGGTCGAGTACCTGCGCTTCAAGGACGCCGGGGAACCCTGGGCGGCGCCCGCCAAGGCGCGGCTGGCCGGGATGACCGGAAGGCTTTCCACGCGCATGGGGGCGGCGATTCGCCACGCGGGCGCCCTGCTCGCGCGCCAGCCGCACAAGCGCAAGCTCCTCATCGTGCTCACGGACGGCGCGCCCTCGGACGTGGACGTGCGCGATCCGCAATACCTGCGCGCGGACGCGCGCAAGGCCGTCGAGGCGCTCGCCCGCGACGGCGTCGGCACCTATTGCATCAGCCTCGATCCCGCGGCCGACGACTACGTTTCGCGCATCTTCGGGGCCAACCGCTACGCCGTCGTCGACCGCGTGGAACACCTGCCCGAACGGCTGCCGCTGCTCTACCTCGGGCTGTTCCGGTGA
- the speE gene encoding polyamine aminopropyltransferase produces MSEKIFESLNGASGVWFDGTLVERRQTPFQLLEVWDTPELGRLFRLDGFNMTSERDEFFYHENLVHPAAIAHPAPRRALVIGGGDGGSSEEFLKHSTIELVHMAELDPEVIEVAKAQFGRVHRGAFDDPRLKVTVGDGLAYLRATDVRYDLVAMDLTDPVGPSVDLYSSATFVLAKGAMADGGALVLHLGSPFSHPQRLRETLANLRSAFRIVAPYFVHIPLYGSIWGFACASDALDPRSLEPAEADRRIAARGVGDLQYYNGEVHRAMFALPNYVRGLVG; encoded by the coding sequence ATGTCCGAGAAGATCTTCGAATCCCTCAACGGCGCGAGCGGCGTCTGGTTCGACGGCACGCTCGTCGAGCGGCGCCAGACGCCCTTCCAGCTCCTCGAGGTCTGGGACACGCCGGAGCTCGGCCGTCTCTTCCGGCTCGACGGCTTCAACATGACGAGCGAGCGTGACGAGTTCTTCTACCACGAGAACCTCGTCCATCCCGCGGCGATCGCGCATCCGGCGCCCCGCCGCGCGCTGGTGATCGGTGGCGGCGACGGCGGCTCCTCCGAGGAATTCCTGAAGCACTCCACCATCGAGCTCGTGCACATGGCCGAGCTCGATCCGGAAGTCATCGAAGTGGCCAAGGCGCAGTTCGGGCGCGTTCACCGCGGCGCGTTCGACGATCCGCGCCTGAAGGTGACCGTGGGCGACGGACTCGCCTACCTGCGCGCGACCGACGTGCGCTACGACCTGGTGGCCATGGACCTCACCGACCCGGTCGGGCCCTCGGTGGATCTCTATTCGAGCGCCACGTTCGTGCTCGCCAAGGGCGCCATGGCCGACGGCGGCGCCCTGGTCCTGCACCTGGGATCGCCTTTCTCGCATCCGCAGCGCCTGCGCGAGACGCTCGCGAACCTGCGCAGCGCGTTCCGCATCGTGGCCCCGTACTTCGTGCACATCCCGCTCTACGGCTCCATCTGGGGGTTCGCCTGTGCCTCCGACGCGCTCGACCCCCGCTCCCTGGAGCCCGCCGAGGCCGACCGTCGCATCGCCGCGCGCGGCGTGGGAGACTTGCAGTACTACAACGGCGAGGTTCACCGCGCGATGTTCGCGCTGCCGAATTACGTGCGCGGGCTGGTCGGCTGA
- the speD gene encoding adenosylmethionine decarboxylase, whose product MKGLHIIADLYGCRNREMLASSAKLRETCVKACKDVGLTVLGDHFYQFEGLDATQIGGATGAVVFAESHLAVHTWPERDGATLDVYVCNVTCDNSAKAEKLYETLAASLQADDVMVERIWRGRDLPLRKTRLAAVK is encoded by the coding sequence GTGAAGGGACTGCACATCATCGCCGACCTGTACGGCTGCCGTAATCGCGAAATGCTGGCCTCGTCCGCCAAGCTTCGCGAGACCTGCGTGAAGGCCTGCAAGGACGTGGGTCTCACGGTCCTCGGGGACCACTTCTACCAATTCGAAGGCCTGGATGCGACGCAGATCGGCGGCGCGACCGGCGCGGTCGTCTTCGCGGAATCGCACCTTGCGGTCCACACCTGGCCCGAGCGCGACGGCGCCACCCTCGATGTCTATGTCTGCAACGTGACCTGCGACAACAGCGCCAAGGCCGAGAAGCTTTACGAGACGCTCGCCGCGAGCCTGCAGGCCGACGACGTGATGGTCGAGCGCATCTGGCGCGGCCGCGACCTGCCCCTCAGGAAAACGCGTCTCGCCGCAGTGAAATAA
- a CDS encoding glutathionylspermidine synthase family protein, which translates to MQREERIPRIDWPRKVEELGFRFHSMDGVYWDERACYRFTSAEVDKLELATGELQSRCIDAAGSVIERGDYGRFRIPEAFIPLIEQSWNDDEKSLFGRFDLSWNGSGEPKMLEYNADTPTALLEASVVQWYWLKDVFPSHDQFNSLHERLIERWKQMAGDFPADRIVHFTCVSESEEDQGNLDYLRDTATQAGVDARAIDIADVGWDGKLFRDLDERAITVLFKLYPWEWLIREEFGKNLLARTVRVIEPAWKMLLSNKAILPVLWEMFPDHPNLLPAFFEPGKFATDFVKKPLYSREGANVSITAGGRTIEEPGEYGEEGFIWQGYHELPRFADNYTVIGSWIVGEEPAGIGIREDASPITKNTSRFVPHHFT; encoded by the coding sequence ATGCAACGCGAAGAGCGCATCCCGCGCATCGACTGGCCGCGCAAGGTGGAGGAGCTGGGCTTCCGCTTCCATTCGATGGACGGCGTCTATTGGGACGAGCGCGCCTGCTACCGGTTCACCTCGGCGGAGGTGGACAAGCTCGAACTCGCCACCGGGGAGCTGCAGTCGCGCTGCATCGACGCGGCCGGCAGCGTGATCGAGCGCGGCGACTACGGGCGCTTTCGCATCCCCGAGGCGTTCATTCCCCTCATCGAGCAGTCCTGGAACGACGACGAGAAGTCGCTCTTCGGCCGCTTCGACCTCTCCTGGAACGGCAGCGGCGAGCCGAAGATGCTCGAGTACAACGCCGACACGCCCACGGCGCTCCTCGAGGCGAGCGTGGTGCAGTGGTACTGGCTGAAGGATGTCTTTCCCTCGCACGACCAGTTCAATTCCCTGCACGAGCGCCTGATCGAGCGCTGGAAGCAGATGGCCGGGGATTTTCCCGCCGACCGGATCGTGCACTTCACCTGCGTGTCCGAGAGCGAGGAGGACCAGGGCAACCTCGACTATCTGCGCGACACCGCGACGCAGGCCGGCGTCGACGCGCGCGCAATCGACATCGCCGACGTCGGCTGGGACGGGAAGCTCTTCCGCGACCTGGACGAGCGCGCGATCACCGTGCTCTTCAAGCTCTATCCGTGGGAATGGCTGATCCGCGAGGAGTTCGGGAAGAACCTGCTTGCCAGGACGGTGCGCGTGATCGAACCGGCGTGGAAGATGCTGCTTTCGAACAAGGCCATCCTGCCGGTCCTGTGGGAGATGTTCCCGGATCACCCGAACCTCCTGCCCGCGTTCTTCGAGCCCGGGAAGTTCGCCACCGACTTCGTGAAGAAGCCGCTCTACTCCCGCGAGGGCGCCAACGTCTCCATCACCGCGGGCGGGCGAACGATCGAGGAGCCGGGCGAGTACGGCGAGGAAGGGTTCATCTGGCAGGGCTATCACGAGCTCCCGCGCTTCGCGGACAACTACACGGTGATCGGCTCCTGGATCGTGGGCGAGGAGCCCGCGGGCATCGGCATCCGCGAGGACGCCTCGCCGATCACGAAGAACACCAGCCGCTTCGTTCCCCACCACTTCACCTGA
- a CDS encoding CbbQ/NirQ/NorQ/GpvN family protein: protein MTAAADPLASHRIREAPYYRPVADEVALFEAAWGARMPMMLKGPTGCGKTRFVEYMAWKLGKPLVTVACNEDMTASDLVGRFLLDASGTRWQDGPLALAARHGALCYLDEVVEARQDTTVVIHPLTDTRRALPLEKKGELVHAHADFQLVISYNPGYQNLMKDLKQSTKQRFGALDFGYPGHEVETEIVAHEAGIDAGIADKLVGVAQRARNLKGHGLDEGISTRMLVHAGALMARGVEPVAACRMALVRPITDDPDMRDALDAAVTTYF from the coding sequence ATGACCGCAGCCGCCGACCCCCTGGCCTCGCACCGCATCCGCGAGGCGCCCTACTACCGGCCCGTCGCCGACGAAGTGGCGCTCTTCGAGGCCGCATGGGGGGCGCGCATGCCGATGATGCTCAAGGGGCCGACGGGCTGCGGCAAGACTCGCTTCGTGGAATACATGGCGTGGAAGCTCGGCAAGCCGCTCGTCACGGTCGCCTGCAACGAGGACATGACCGCCTCGGACCTCGTCGGGCGCTTCCTCCTCGACGCCTCCGGCACGCGCTGGCAGGACGGCCCCCTCGCCCTGGCCGCGCGCCACGGAGCCCTCTGCTATCTCGACGAGGTGGTCGAGGCGCGGCAGGACACGACCGTCGTGATCCACCCCCTCACCGACACGCGGCGCGCGCTCCCGCTCGAGAAGAAGGGCGAGCTGGTGCATGCCCACGCGGACTTCCAGCTGGTCATCTCCTACAACCCCGGATACCAGAACCTCATGAAGGACCTCAAGCAGTCGACCAAGCAGCGCTTCGGCGCGCTCGATTTCGGCTACCCGGGGCACGAGGTCGAAACCGAGATCGTCGCGCACGAGGCGGGAATCGACGCCGGGATCGCGGACAAGCTGGTGGGCGTCGCGCAGCGCGCGCGCAACCTGAAGGGGCACGGGCTGGACGAGGGAATCTCCACGCGCATGCTGGTGCACGCCGGCGCGCTGATGGCGCGCGGGGTGGAGCCCGTGGCCGCCTGCCGCATGGCGCTGGTCCGACCCATCACCGACGACCCCGACATGCGCGATGCGCTGGACGCCGCCGTCACCACCTACTTCTGA
- a CDS encoding LysR family transcriptional regulator: MPLRHITLRQLKVFEAVARHLSFSRAAEELHLTQPAVSMQVKSLESQAGLPLVEQVGKKIHLTEAGAEVARFALEVHSGLKDCEDTLAAIRGVSGGRLHLAVVSTAKYFAPRLLAEFSRRHPGVTVKLSVTNREQVIGELQANQVDLAIMGRPPRGLDVEATQFAKHPHGIIASPEHPLARRRGLELSKLAGENFLIREPGSGTRMAMERVFADHGVKPASSMELASNETIKQAVMAGMGLSFLSLHTVGLELAAGKLVRLDVRGTPVTRDWHVVSRKGKRLSPLAESFRAFLAAEGAKLIEETTGVRVRANTAPIATKS; the protein is encoded by the coding sequence ATGCCGCTTCGCCACATCACGCTGCGCCAGCTCAAGGTGTTCGAGGCCGTCGCGCGGCACCTGTCCTTCTCGCGCGCCGCCGAGGAACTCCACCTCACGCAGCCCGCGGTCTCGATGCAGGTGAAGAGCCTGGAGTCGCAGGCGGGGCTGCCGCTCGTCGAGCAGGTGGGCAAGAAGATCCACCTCACGGAGGCGGGCGCCGAGGTGGCGCGTTTCGCGCTCGAGGTGCACAGCGGGCTCAAGGACTGCGAGGACACGCTTGCGGCCATCCGCGGCGTCTCCGGCGGCCGCCTGCACCTGGCGGTGGTGAGCACGGCCAAGTACTTCGCGCCCCGGCTGCTGGCCGAATTCTCCCGCCGCCATCCCGGGGTCACGGTGAAGCTTTCGGTGACCAACCGCGAGCAGGTGATCGGGGAGCTTCAGGCGAACCAGGTGGACCTGGCGATCATGGGGCGCCCGCCCCGCGGGCTGGACGTGGAGGCCACCCAGTTCGCGAAGCACCCGCACGGCATCATCGCTTCGCCCGAGCACCCCCTCGCCCGCCGGCGCGGGCTCGAGCTGTCGAAGCTGGCCGGCGAGAACTTCCTCATCCGCGAGCCGGGGTCGGGGACCCGCATGGCGATGGAGCGCGTCTTCGCGGACCATGGCGTCAAGCCCGCGAGCAGCATGGAGCTCGCGAGCAACGAGACGATCAAGCAGGCGGTGATGGCGGGAATGGGCCTGAGCTTCCTCTCCCTGCACACCGTCGGCCTGGAACTCGCGGCGGGAAAGCTCGTGCGCCTGGACGTTCGCGGCACACCGGTCACCCGCGACTGGCACGTGGTGAGCCGCAAGGGCAAGCGCCTTTCGCCGCTGGCGGAGAGTTTCCGGGCGTTCCTCGCCGCCGAGGGCGCCAAGCTGATCGAGGAGACCACCGGCGTTCGCGTGCGCGCGAATACGGCGCCCATCGCCACGAAATCTTGA